One genomic window of Micrococcus flavus includes the following:
- a CDS encoding NUDIX hydrolase, whose amino-acid sequence MRTCHDPHAPAALPDDEATGQTIRVSAVVMARPDGRVLTVRKAGTGMFLFPGGKHHPGEEPLDTAVRETAEETGLRIRPDELIHLGAWDTPAANEPGAALHAEVYGLWRPIARHEVPEPTDEIVELHWMDPAAPQTPAGHAVAPLLLPVLAAVAATPLF is encoded by the coding sequence ATGCGCACCTGCCACGACCCGCACGCCCCCGCCGCCCTCCCCGACGACGAGGCGACGGGGCAGACCATCCGGGTGTCCGCCGTCGTGATGGCCCGCCCGGACGGCCGCGTGCTGACGGTGCGCAAGGCCGGCACCGGGATGTTCCTGTTCCCCGGCGGCAAGCACCACCCCGGCGAGGAGCCGCTGGACACCGCCGTCCGGGAGACCGCCGAGGAGACCGGGCTGCGGATTCGCCCGGACGAGCTGATCCACCTGGGCGCGTGGGACACCCCCGCGGCCAACGAGCCGGGCGCCGCCCTGCACGCCGAGGTCTACGGGCTGTGGCGGCCGATCGCCCGGCACGAGGTCCCCGAGCCCACGGACGAGATCGTCGAGCTGCACTGGATGGACCCGGCCGCCCCGCAGACCCCCGCCGGGCACGCGGTGGCGCCGCTGCTGCTCCCCGTGCTGGCCGCCGTGGCGGCGACGCCCCTGTTCTGA